A window of Benincasa hispida cultivar B227 chromosome 9, ASM972705v1, whole genome shotgun sequence genomic DNA:
TGGCCATTTGCGTAGGCTTATTCTTGAAAAAATGCCAATGCCCACTGCTCCTTATGATAagcttttgttttttgtttttctttcttcaactGGAAATGGAGCTCTATAGAGATGGTGGTTTTCTGTATTCCAATTTGGCTGggtttatctttttctttttttcttcttccttattgTATTGTCCTTGTAAGCTTACACTTGGATATGAAGAGGGTTGCTGTGTAATTTAAGCTGCAGAGCTTTAGAAGCTCGGCAGAGCGTTGTTTCAGAACGGGGTTGCAACCGCTCTGAATCACCAGAAGAAGCTTGGCTGCTAAGCCTGCTTCCACAGCTTGGGATGCACATTCTTCAGGGGCAAGTTTACAAACTGCCCATAGGATTGATAAAGCCAGCTGAGTGCAGCTCTCTGAGACTCTCATTAACAATTTGACCAAATTTGGAATGGTGTTGGGGCAATCTTTCAAGGCCACCCTGCCCTCTGAGAGGGATGAGAGTGAGTCCAATACATGAAGGGCTAGTTCCAAGCATTCGGGGTCGAAATTCGGGAGAATTTCGATCAACTGTGGGATTGCTCCAATGCTTACTACTGAATTCCTCACTGGTTCTTGGGAGCACAGAGCTTTTAGCAATCTTAATCCAGCAAGAACACCATTTGGgtgtttcttttctttgattAATCTTAACAATCCAACCACGAGACTAAAACTCGAGACGGTGTCCGCTCCACAATCATCCCCATCGAGTAAAGTTTCAATCAATCTGGTGCAGTTGATTTTGGTCTCTGGGGATCCCTCGTTCAACATGTCCACCATTAACGAAATCTTAGCAGGTTGAACAAGGTTTCTCCTCGACTCGGCATCTAGATCCAAGTTCACCAAAATCCCAATGGCTTCCGAGCCAACCGCGTGGGATGTGAAAGGACCCAACAAAGAGGAAATCAAAGCAACTCCACCATTGTCTTCCACAGTGTTTTTCGCCGAATTTGAACCTACAACTTGGCGAAGATCCTTCAAAGCTCGAACTCTAGCTTGGCCCTTGACCTTCTTCAATGTGTCTAAGAGCTCGAGAGCCCTCCCTTGCACATCCTCAGACCTCTTCTTCATAGCCAAATACTTCTGGGAAAACCAACTGTAAATGAGTTGGTGAAGAGTGTTATTCGGAGTGATTGAATCATCCCAAAGCTCTTGCATTGTGGTGGGGCATGTGATATGGCCAAGAGAGAACCATTTCAGGATATTGGATCGTTCGTAGGTCTGTCCTGTACAAAGGGTCACAGGATCTCGCATTGGCTCTAATGAAATTGGGCAAATAAACACTGAAGGAACCTCAATGTTCTC
This region includes:
- the LOC120086479 gene encoding U-box domain-containing protein 30-like isoform X2, with translation MRDPVTLCTGQTYERSNILKWFSLGHITCPTTMQELWDDSITPNNTLHQLIYSWFSQKYLAMKKRSEDVQGRALELLDTLKKVKGQARVRALKDLRQVVGSNSAKNTVEDNGGVALISSLLGPFTSHAVGSEAIGILVNLDLDAESRRNLVQPAKISLMVDMLNEGSPETKINCTRLIETLLDGDDCGADTVSSFSLVVGLLRLIKEKKHPNGVLAGLRLLKALCSQEPVRNSVVSIGAIPQLIEILPNFDPECLELALHVLDSLSSLSEGRVALKDCPNTIPNLVKLLMRVSESCTQLALSILWAVCKLAPEECASQAVEAGLAAKLLLVIQSGCNPVLKQRSAELLKLCSLNYTATLFISKCKLTRTIQ
- the LOC120086479 gene encoding U-box domain-containing protein 30-like isoform X1; the protein is MPMYQPSGRRREADSELGLGGGGQVLDVETAVKDGILGGGGGGGFICEGGITEKLDLKEIVEELENIEVPSVFICPISLEPMRDPVTLCTGQTYERSNILKWFSLGHITCPTTMQELWDDSITPNNTLHQLIYSWFSQKYLAMKKRSEDVQGRALELLDTLKKVKGQARVRALKDLRQVVGSNSAKNTVEDNGGVALISSLLGPFTSHAVGSEAIGILVNLDLDAESRRNLVQPAKISLMVDMLNEGSPETKINCTRLIETLLDGDDCGADTVSSFSLVVGLLRLIKEKKHPNGVLAGLRLLKALCSQEPVRNSVVSIGAIPQLIEILPNFDPECLELALHVLDSLSSLSEGRVALKDCPNTIPNLVKLLMRVSESCTQLALSILWAVCKLAPEECASQAVEAGLAAKLLLVIQSGCNPVLKQRSAELLKLCSLNYTATLFISKCKLTRTIQ